A stretch of the Athene noctua chromosome 35, bAthNoc1.hap1.1, whole genome shotgun sequence genome encodes the following:
- the PPP1R37 gene encoding protein phosphatase 1 regulatory subunit 37 — protein sequence MEAPGPGSGAAPAPPEPGTEAPPPAEASPPAAARGTEDGRLRPGAKRVTFPSDEDIVSGAVEPKDPWRHAQNVTVDEIMTAYKQACQKLNCKQIPKLLKQIQEFKDLAPRIDCLDLKGEKLDYKACEALEEIFKRVQFKIVDLEQTSLDEDGASALFDMIEYYESATHLNISFNKHIGTRGWQAAAHMMRKTNCLQYLDARNTPLLDHSAPFVARALRISSSLVVLHLENASLSGRPLMLLATALKMNMNLRELYLADNKLNGLQDSAQLGNLLKFNSCIQILDLRNNHILDSGLAYICEGLKEQRRGLVTLVLWNNQLTHTGMAYLGMTLPHTQSLETLNLGHNPIGNEGVRNLKNGLIGNRSVLRLGLASTKLTCEGAVAVAEFIAESPRLLRLDLRENEIKTGGLMALSLALKVNHSLLRLDLDREPKKEAVKSFIETQKALLAEIQNGCKRNFILAKEKEEKEQKLQQSASMPEITVTEPLEEGSAEDGRDGSSGSTAEEGEEAGETPTASENGATELAEDDDGDVTDSDSDTDEEVDTGFETKDSSVPPKHLDGTTAPQPSPEEPRDRPPLLPIAEEPQRNDGAGSPAASPDPAPSQGNERRISVSSPGRGHKIFVVTRVESLPERAAEDAARLGPAPATKPELLAPRANGAVPKPAVGSAAPSAGSEPERGDPPACESVPHDTPLPNGLKVDFVRALPEMPSDGNGKMGSCAAEHELSCSKNEQELEELLLEASQDAGQEPL from the exons CCCAGAACGTGACTGTTGATGAAATCATGACCGCCTACAAACAAGCCTGCCAGAAGCTGAACTGCAAGCAGATACCCAAACTCCTGAAGCAGATACAG GAATTTAAAGATCTGGCTCCCAGGATAGACTGCTTAGATCTGAAAG GGGAGAAGCTGGATTACAAAGCCTGTGAGGCGCTGGAAGAAATTTTCAAGCGGGTCCAGTTCAAAATTGTCGATTTGGAGCAGACAAGCTTGGATGAAGAC GGTGCCTCGGCGTTGTTTGACATGATCGAGTACTACGAGTCGGCGACGCACCTCAACATCTCCTTTAACAAACACATCGGCACCcgaggctggcaggcagctgcccacatGATGAGGAAG ACGAACTGCCTGCAGTACCTGGACGCCCGAAACACACCGCTGCTGGACCACTCGGCGCCTTTCGTGGCGCGCGCCCTGCGCATCAGCAGCAGCCTGGTCGTCCTGCACCTGGAGAACGCCAGCCTCTCTGGCCGCCCGCTCATGCTGCTGG CCACAGCTCTGAAGATGAACATGAACCTGCGGGAGCTCTACCTGGCCGATAACAAGCTGAATGGGCTGCaggactcggctcagctcggcaACCTGCTGAAATTCAACAGCTGCATACAGATACTCGACCTGAGGAACAACCACATCCTGGACTCAG GCTTGGCATACATCTGCGAAGGGCTGAAGGAGCAGCGGAGGGGGTTGGTGACGCTGGTTTTGTGGAACAACCAGCTGACTCACACCGGCATGGCCTACCTGGGGATGACGCTG CCGCACACGCAGAGCCTGGAGACCCTCAACTTGGGCCACAACCCCATCGGGAACGAAGGTGTCCGCAACCTGAAGAACGGGCTGATCGGGAACCGCTCGGTGCTTCGCCTGGGCTTGGCGTCCACCAAGCTGACGTGCGAAG GTGCCGTGGCGGTGGCTGAGTTTATTGCGGAGAGCCCGCGGCTGCTGCGCCTGGACCTGCGAGAGAACGAGATCAAGACGGGCGGCCTCATGGCCTTGTCGCTCGCTCTGAAGGTCAACCACTCACTGCTGCGCCTCGACTTGGACAGGGAGCCCAAGAAGGAGGCG GTAAAAAGTTTCATCGAAACCCAGAAGGCTCTCCTGGCCGAGATCCAGAACGGCTGCAAGCGCAACTTCATCCTGGccaaagagaaggaggagaaggaacagAAGCTGCAGCAGTCGGCCTCAATGCCGGAGATCACCGTGACGGAGCCTCTGGAGGAGGGCTCGGCAGAGGATGGCCGGGACGGCAGCTCCGGCTCCACTGCAGAAGAGGGGGAAGAAGCGGGGGAGACCCCGACGGCCTCGGAGAACGGAGCGACGGAGCTGGCAGAGGACGACGACGGTGACGTGACGGACTCCGATTCGGACACGGATGAGGAGGTGGACACTGGGTTCGAGACGAAGGACTCAAGCGTCCCCCCAAAACACCTCGATGGCACTACTGCGCCCCAGCCGTCCCCGGAGGAGCCGAGGGACCGGCCCCCCCTGCTGCCCATCGCCGAGGAACCACAGCGCAATGACGGCGCGGGGAGTCCCGCCGCCTCTCCAGACCCCGCGCCCTCCCAGGGCAATGAGAGAAGGATTTCAGTTTCCAGTCCCGGGCGAGGCCATAAAATCTTTGTGGTGACGCGGGTGGAGAGCCTGCCGGAGCGAGCTGCCGAGGACGCCGCGAGACTAGGCCCAGCTCCGGCCACAAAACCTGAACTCCTGGCACCCCGGGCCAACGGGGCCGTTCCCAAACCCGCTGTCGGCTCGGCAGCGCCCAGCGCCGGCTCCGAGCCCGAGCGGGGCGACCCCCCGGCCTGCGAGAGCGTGCCCCACGACACTCCCCTCCCCAACGGCCTGAAGGTGGATTTTGTGCGAGCGCTGCCAGAAATGCCCTCGGACGGCAACGGGAAAATGGGGAGCTGTGCCGCCGAGCATG agctgagctgctccaAGAAcgagcaggagctggaggagctgctccTCGAGGCCAGCCAGGACGCGGGGCAGGAGCCGCTGTGA
- the NKPD1 gene encoding NTPase KAP family P-loop domain-containing protein 1 — protein sequence MEPAALPGGACSPECGGSPTAPPGCCEERLACLGPGGDACATHDGTFVEAEPVEHREALTEDDIYCRCLSRTLCHTATPVTVGFYAPCGHRLYSLLDKVTGFMREEMARREEAELRRSHQKPRSPEGWGLLLALWYLAFYKPIITEGHLRRKNIEFIFIRFSAWQYAGCDKLWAGLVTTLCDNIRHHFGALPLSVYHVMGTRPRFASGFSQKEWVLKTGTCLKLWGLLFILGAGLSILLVALLVPGIKDHHALKVVGSAVTSLSGSGLVLGAVSVLKNLLVSEKQKIERLTNSEKFTSQLGFMSKVRREVEVLVDYLAFMEIFERRRLRVVLEITSLDICYPEKVAGVLNAMNTLLSDTNTPFIFILAVDPSVIVPCLEQTGCMKGLADNGYLYLNRTVTLPFSIPQMGARSRLQCLEAAVQTREDLMYRIITSNVERRRAKCQHVPAAPTGREADAEAVRCIHEAFRCLHDGADPLARYLPTDGTHVRRIVNTIPITLRLLLHRTGTPGTPSPRAAAAWVVLADQWPCRLSWVLQCLEDAWQSHPVPDLGGRSLWSIFQENLGELSALRQPLHNVLSLDGDPELFQTFLACDFPFTARDARAFLGVTVNLDHSIRHKMGLLRGLDRLQKAIAVSRSVQCPPTE from the exons ATGGAGCCAGCGGCGCTGCCCGGG GGTGCCTGCTCACCGGAGTGTGGGGGGtcccccacggcccccccggggtgctgtGAGGAGCGGTTGGCCTGCCTGGGCCCGGGGGGTGATGCCTGCGCCACCCACGATGGCACCTTCGTGGAGGCAGAGCCCGTGGAGCACCGAG AGGCACTGACGGAGGATGACATCTACTGCCGCTGCCTCTCCAGgacgctgtgccacacagccacCCCCGTCACCGTCGGCTTCTACGCGCCCTGTGGCCACCGCCTCTACTCCCTGCTGGACAAGGTCACTG GCTTTATGCGGGAGGAGATGGCGCGGCGGGAGGAGGCCGAGCTGCGCCGGAGCCACCAGAAACCGCGGAGCCccgagggctgggggctgctcctggccctcTGGTACTTGGCCTTCTACAAGCCCATCATCACCGAGGGCCATCTGAGGAGGAAGAACATCGAGTTCATCTTCATCCGCTTCAGCGCCTGGCAGTACGCCGGCTGCGACAAGCTCTGGGCCGGTTTGGTCACCACCCTCTGTGACAACATCCGCCACCATTTTGGGGCTCTGCCCCTCAGCGTCTACCATGTGATGGGCACCCGGCCCCGCTTCGCCTCCGGCTTCAGCCAGAAGGAGTGGGTGCTCAAGACGGGCACCTGCCTCAAGCTCTGGGGGCTACTCTTCATCCTGGGCGCCGGACTCAGCATCCTACTGGTGGCCCTCTTGGTGCCTGGCATCAAGGACCACCACGCTTTGAAGGTGGTGGGGAGCGCCGTCACCTCCCTCTCCGGTTCCGGTTTGGTGCTCGGAGCTGTCTCTGTCTTGAAGAACCTGTTGGTAAGTGAGAAGCAGAAGATCGAGCGCTTGACCAACAGCGAGAAGTTCACCAGCCAGCTGGGCTTCATGAGCAAGGTGCGCAGAGAGGTGGAGGTGCTGGTCGACTACTTGGCCTTCATGGAGATCTTTGAACGCCGACGGCTCCGCGTGGTGCTGGAGATCACCAGCCTGGACATCTGCTACCCAGAGAAGGTGGCCGGCGTCCTCAATGCCATGAACACCTTGCTCTCTGACACCAACACCCCCTTCATCTTCATCCTGGCCGTTGACCCCAGCGTCATCGTCCCCTGCCTGGAGCAAACCGGTTGTATGAAGGGTCTTGCCGACAACGGTTACCTCTACCTCAACCGGACGGTGACACTGCCCTTCTCCATCCCGCAGATGGGCGCGCGCTCCCGCCTCCAGTGCCTGGAAGCCGCTGTCCAAACGCGGGAGGACCTCATGTACCGCATCATCACCAGCAACGTGGAACGCCGCCGAGCCAAATGCCAGCATGTCCCGGCTGCTCCCACCGGGCGGGAGGCAGACGCTGAAGCCGTCCGTTGCATCCACGAAGCTTTCCGCTGCCTCCACGACGGTGCCGACCCTCTGGCCCGTTACCTCCCCACCGACGGCACCCACGTCCGCCGCATCGTCAACACCATCCCCATCACCCTCCGGCTCCTCCTGCACCGCACCGGCACCCCCGGCACCCCCTCGCCCCGTGCCGCGGCGGCCTGGGTGGTGTTGGCTGACCAGTGGCCGTGCCGGCTGAGCTGGGTGCTGCAGTGCTTGGAGGACGCTTGGCAGAGCCACCCGGTGCCGGACTTGGGGGGACGATCCCTGTGGAGCATTTTCCAGGAGAACTTGGGGGAGCTGAGCGCCCTGCGGCAGCCCCTGCACAACGTCCTCAGCCTGGATGGGGACCCCGAACTCTTCCAAACTTTTCTGGCTTGTGATTTCCCCTTCACCGCCCGCGACGCCCGTGCCTTCCTCGGCGTCACCGTCAACCTGGACCACTCCATCCGACACAAGATGGGGCTCCTGCGCGGCCTCGACCGCCTGCAGAAAGCCATCGCCGTGTCCCGCAGCGTCCAGTGTCCCCCCACAGAGTGA